The Marinomonas profundi DNA segment GTACCTTACACTCAAAGGCCCGTATTTAGCTTACGAGGAAGAATACTTGCGACAAGCCAATCGACTCAATCATCGGCCTTGGCGCAACTACCTTTTAGTGAAAATTGCCATGCTAAAGCCTGCATTATTCACGGCTTTTGCCCTAGGATTTTCCGTCAGCATCGCCCAATATTTACCGACGCTCATCGCCGGTGAAGGCCGTTACAGCACCTTAACCACCGAAGCCGTAGCACAAGCGGCATCGGGCGATAGAAAACAAGTCGGCAGCATGGCACTACTGCAAGCAGTCTTTCCCATTATGGTATTTTGGCTCGCGCAGTTCATCCCGCCACGTTGGACAAGATGGCGACTCAAACTCAAGCAAGTCTTTAACACTGGATTAATAGAAAAGGACAAACTGTGCTGACTGTAAAAGCTTTCTCTCTATCATTAGGCGATAAAACACTCATCAAAGAGTTAAGCTTCGACATCGCCGACGGCCAAGTCTTGTCTATCATGGGACCAAGCGGTATTGGTAAATCCAGCTTACTGCACTTTCTCAGCGGCTCCTTATCGCCTAATTTGACCACCACGGGCGAGGTGTTTTTAAACGACAACACCTTGCACACAAAACCCACCCAAGATCGCAAAGTCGGCTTATTGCAACAAATGCCCTTGCTGTTTCCGCACATGAGCATCATCGAAAATCTGCTCTTTGCCATCCCGGCCAACATCCACAAATCACTGCGCATTAGCATGGCGCAAAACGCCTTGGAAAAGCTCGGTATTCCCGATAAGGCCAACGCCCTACCACAGGAACTCTCCGGCGGCCAACAAGCCCGCGTCGCCCTGCTCCGTACCCTACTTTCCCAACCCGACTACCTACTACTCGACGAGCCCTTCAGCAAACTCGACCCAGCCCTAAGACGTGACGTTCGAGCCTTTGTACTCAACGAAATACAAAAAGCCAGCATACCAGCACTACTTGTCACACATGATCCTGAAGATGCAAAAGCCATGGAAGGAGAATGTTTGGAGTTAGGACGTGAGTAAATAACCTTTTAATTTCATATAAAAGGTTCGTAATGCGTTGGCTCGCGTTCAGGCGTTAAGTCTGTCTAACAACACGTAATTTTGCAAAGTCCCCCTGTTAAAGTTTATAAACTCGGCATAAGCACTTATTGCGCACATTAATGATATGATATAACATTTCTTTTATCATTAACCTAGATTGACATTACCTGTGCAAACAACGAACCCCGCATTGAGTAAAAATTATAATTTCCAAGGAGAAAACTGAATGATCAAACGCCTTAGCAGTGTTAGCCTTCTCGCACTGAGCATTAGTACTATTGCGATTGCAAGTGAAAACCACGATGACAGCATGACTCGTTATCGTGTATTTATTGGTGATCACGCTACACCACAAGTCACTGCTTTTGACTTAGATAATCCGGATAAGCGTTGGACCTTTAATACTGCAGGACAAAGCAAGCTTTACTCTGTTTCCAACAATGGCCTAATCGTTGCGGTTCAGTCTGATAATGATCAGGTGAACTTTATTCAATCCGGCTTTCACTTCCATGATCACGGTGCCCATACTGATATAGAAATCAACTATCCTGTCGCTCTAAAAAAAGTGCTTCAGGGCCCTCGTCCATTTCATCTAGTTGAGCACGATGATCTAGTGTCCATCAACTTTGACAAAGGTGGGTACGCTGATGTTTTAGATGGTCATGAACTAACGGAGGGACATATTGAAGTAACACGAGTACAACAAAATCATGCACATCATGGCTTTGTGACACCTTGGGGCGATAACTGGCTTTCTAGTATCGCATCGAACGAAGCTGAAGAAGGTCATGCTCCGCCACGAATTGGTTTACAAGCAATTAAGGCAGACGGAACACCAGCAGGTGATCTGCAAACTTGCACAGGATTACATGGAGAAGCTTTTTCTGGCGCTTATCTAACTGTCGGTTGCAAAGAAGGAGTCTTAGCCGCAAAAGCCGGTAAAAACGGTACAGAATACAAAATGCTTCCTTACCCTGCAGACTTTCCAAAAGGGGAAACAACAGGCACCTTATTAGGCTCTAAATCCTTTCAGATATTCCTTGGCAACTATGGCAAAAAAAGCTTAGCTATCATAGATCCAACAGAAGCACCTTACATGCAACTTGTGGAGTTGCCATTCCGCCGTGTGGACTTCATTTTAGATCCAGTTAGGCTTCAGAATGCCTACGTTCTAACTGAAAATGGTCAAATCCACCGTATTAACTTATTGAGTGGTGAAATCGAAAAAAGCACTCGTGTAACAGCGCCATACAGTATGGACGGGCACTGGAATGATCCAAGACCTCGCTTAGCAATGGCGGGTGATAATATTGTTATCACTGACCCAAATGCTGGCCTGATACGCCTCATTAATGCAAAGGACTTCTCTGAGTCGAAGACCATTAACATTGAAGGCATTCCTTATAATATTGCCGTTGCTGGCGGTAGTGGTATTAGCCACTAACTCAACCTTAGCCTTTAGATTTCGCAGATTCTAATTCAAAACCACTTTATGCAATGTAAAGTGGTTTTGTTGTTTTAAATTGACCAACAATATTGCAGACTTTAATACCGCTTAGAAGTAAAACCCCAACTTCTATTCACCGATAAAAAACACCTCTTAATATTATATTTCTCATTATTTACCGCAGCCTACTATTTGTATTTTTACCTTCTTTCTTATAAAGCGGCCACACACTGAACATAGAATACAACTCTAATCGTTAGATATGTAACTTTAAACTAAAAAATCCATTAGATAACGAATCATTAGACATGATATTTATTTCTAACGATCATTTTTAAGCTTAGCGCCTATTTTTAGGGCGTTGAAGGGCATTTTAAGAACTCAAAAAAGCGCTTACTTCATTGATTGAAATGTGAATTTTCAGATATTTTTGAAATTTTTGATTATTTCTCTATGTCTTTGTTTTGAGCGTTTTTTTTGATGGCTTTAGGTTTTATTTCTTAGCTTAAATGCCGATTACTGATGTCTTTTTAATTTTAACCACTTGCAACCCTATAAATATTTAATTACTACTGTATGAAGTCTTTCGATTTTTATATTCATTAGGTTTTATTTTTAAGGGTGCGTTATGCAGAATTTATGGCAAGAGAATGTGATCTTTGCTGAGAACTTGCGTAAGCAGTTGCACGCTCATCCCGAGTTGAGTTGGCAAGAAAAAAACACCGCGTCTTTGGTGCGCAGCCAGCTTGATGACTTGAATATTCCATGGCGCGCTTGCGCTGATACAGGCACGGTCGCTTGGTTAAATAAAGACGCCAAGGGCGCAGCGATTGCTTTGCGCGGTGATATGGATGCCTTGCCTATTGAAGAGCAAACAGGCAAAGCATGGCAATCGGTGAACCAAGGCTGCATGCACGCTTGTGGTCACGATGGTCACACGGCGACCTTGCTGGCAACGGCACGCTGGCTAAAGCAATTTGAAGCCGAGTTACCACAGCCTGTAGTATTGATCTTCCAACCTGCGGAAGAAGGTTTTCATGGTGCCCGTGAGATGATCAAGGACGGCGCGCTGGAAAATGTCGGGGCGATTTATGGTTGGCATAACTGGCCTGCTCTGCCCTATGGCACGATAGCTTGCCCAGACGATATTGTGATGTGCGGTAATGGCACCTTCACCATGACATTCAAAGGTCGTGGTGGTCACGCGAGCCAACCCGAATTATGTGCCGATCCTATTCTGGCCGCCAGCGCGGTCAATGTGGCCTTGCAGCAAATCGTCAGCCGACGCATTGCGCCACAAGCTACCGCAGTAATCAGTGTCACACAAATACACGGCGGCACCGCGCCAACGGTGATTCCAGAAACCGCCACACTCAGCGGCAGCATTCGTGTTCCCGACGAAGCAACGCGCCAACAAATCAATCAACATATTAGCCAGGTCGCCACGCACACCGCCGCCGCTTATGGCGTGGAATGTGTCGTCGAACATGACATGCGCTATCAGGCGACCATCAATCATAAAGAGCAAGCCACGCACGCCCGCACGGTTTGGCAGTCGCTTTATGGCGAACAAACACTCAATCATGGGCAAGCTTTGCCAATCATGGCGTCGGAAGATTTTAGTTATTACCTACAAACCATTCCTGGCGCCTTTGCCTTGATTGGCAGTGACGATGGCGAAGGACACAACATAGCGTGCCATAGCCCACATTACGATTTTAATGACCGATTGATTGCTGATGTCTGCCATTGGTTTTGCCAACTTGCAGGCCTTAGCGATCAATCATTGCCCAAGCGATAAATAGCGAGAGAACAAGCGATAAATAACGAGAGAAAAAGTACAACCGAGAAACAGTTTTAGTAAAGGCCAAGTGGCTAATTAGGAGGCAGTATGAGTATTTTTGAACAACGAGAATCCAACATTCGAGCTTACGCTCGCACGTACCCAACGGTTTTTGTTACGGCAAAAAACTCACGTCAGATTGACGAGAACGGCAAGGAATATATTGATTTCTTCGCGGGTGCAGGGGTACTTAATTTTGGTCATAACAACCCACTCATGAAAGAAGCCATGATCGATTATCTGCAAAAAGATGGCGTGCTTCACAGCTTAGACATGCAAACCCAAGCCAAAGCCAAGTTTATGCAGAAATTTACTGACGTTATTTTGAAGCCAAGAAACATG contains these protein-coding regions:
- a CDS encoding ATP-binding cassette domain-containing protein: MLTVKAFSLSLGDKTLIKELSFDIADGQVLSIMGPSGIGKSSLLHFLSGSLSPNLTTTGEVFLNDNTLHTKPTQDRKVGLLQQMPLLFPHMSIIENLLFAIPANIHKSLRISMAQNALEKLGIPDKANALPQELSGGQQARVALLRTLLSQPDYLLLDEPFSKLDPALRRDVRAFVLNEIQKASIPALLVTHDPEDAKAMEGECLELGRE
- a CDS encoding metallochaperone AztD, which gives rise to MIKRLSSVSLLALSISTIAIASENHDDSMTRYRVFIGDHATPQVTAFDLDNPDKRWTFNTAGQSKLYSVSNNGLIVAVQSDNDQVNFIQSGFHFHDHGAHTDIEINYPVALKKVLQGPRPFHLVEHDDLVSINFDKGGYADVLDGHELTEGHIEVTRVQQNHAHHGFVTPWGDNWLSSIASNEAEEGHAPPRIGLQAIKADGTPAGDLQTCTGLHGEAFSGAYLTVGCKEGVLAAKAGKNGTEYKMLPYPADFPKGETTGTLLGSKSFQIFLGNYGKKSLAIIDPTEAPYMQLVELPFRRVDFILDPVRLQNAYVLTENGQIHRINLLSGEIEKSTRVTAPYSMDGHWNDPRPRLAMAGDNIVITDPNAGLIRLINAKDFSESKTINIEGIPYNIAVAGGSGISH
- the doeB2 gene encoding N(2)-acetyl-L-2,4-diaminobutanoate deacetylase DoeB2, whose amino-acid sequence is MQNLWQENVIFAENLRKQLHAHPELSWQEKNTASLVRSQLDDLNIPWRACADTGTVAWLNKDAKGAAIALRGDMDALPIEEQTGKAWQSVNQGCMHACGHDGHTATLLATARWLKQFEAELPQPVVLIFQPAEEGFHGAREMIKDGALENVGAIYGWHNWPALPYGTIACPDDIVMCGNGTFTMTFKGRGGHASQPELCADPILAASAVNVALQQIVSRRIAPQATAVISVTQIHGGTAPTVIPETATLSGSIRVPDEATRQQINQHISQVATHTAAAYGVECVVEHDMRYQATINHKEQATHARTVWQSLYGEQTLNHGQALPIMASEDFSYYLQTIPGAFALIGSDDGEGHNIACHSPHYDFNDRLIADVCHWFCQLAGLSDQSLPKR